A window of Canis lupus familiaris isolate Mischka breed German Shepherd chromosome 12, alternate assembly UU_Cfam_GSD_1.0, whole genome shotgun sequence genomic DNA:
AGCAAGGAAAATTGTGTAAATGGACAGAGGACTTAGTTTAGTATTAGCATACAAGCAAACTCATCATCTAAAAGATAACTGCAAATAAATGCAAGGGATTTGAGATTAACTTTTTGGCCACTCTTGGTCTCAGCAGAGGAAAGATCTGCATGTCACAATGGTAGTAACAGTCTGTCAGAATTTGGTTTTTGGAATATTGAGGTAGCAGAAACTTCAGCTCAACCATGAATTGCAATCTAAAATCAACTGAAGTCGACTCCTAAAATTCATGGCTCTGAACTGCACGGATCtgcttatatgcagatttttcttGATACaattctgaaaatgtattttccttatgattttaacattttctttttttctagcttaccatattataaaaatacagcatgtaacacatatacaaaatacGTGTTGTTCTCAGTAAAGCTTTCAGTTAACAACAGTAGGGTGTTCCTCAGGTGTGGCAGGGGAGTTACATGGTACACATGTATTTTTGACTATGCGTGGGGAGGAGGCCCTAATTCCCTAcattcaaggatcaactgtacttCTGAGTTTGTTAAACTTCAAATCGGGTACTCTTTCCCCACCAATTTTCATATCCAACAACTTTATGTGTATTTAagcaaatatatgtatacatatatatatacatacacatatatgtgtatacacacacttGTTGAACTGGTTTGAATGAAAATCAAATCTATGTGATTATGCTGTATACAACAAACCAGCATAGGATGGAATGTCAAACCATCTCTGGATATAATAACCTTGACTCCGTATTAGAATCACATGGATAGCTTTTTCTTAAATGTGATGTTTCAGGAACATTCCCTTGGGTCTTCTCAGGCTCTTGAGAAAAAGGTTTAAGAGCTGATTTCCAGATTAGTGCAAGACTAGGATAGATTCAAGAGTTAACTCACCCAATGTGCGGCCCTTGAAAATCCTTGGGTCCAGTTCATATAGGGTAAATCTAAAAAGCTGTCTGTTGTTGGTCTCTAGAATCATCCTCAGAAATAATGGTGGTAAGTGCTCTTTACTAGGCTACTTCATGTTCCTTATTCCCTACAATATCCCTATGAGGTGtgtataattattaaaattttacagatagggatgctgggtggctcagtggttgagtgtctgtcttcggctcagggcgtgaccccggggtcccaggatcgggtcctgcatcgggatccctgcacggagcctgcttctccctctgcctgtgtctctgcctctctctggctctcatgaaaaaataaataaaatctttaaaaaataaaatagaatcttacagataaggacactgaaattgacggaggttaaataacatacttGCTAAAAATTGTACTGTTACTAAGGAACAGAGTCTGTACATGAGCCCAAGTTTCACCCCAAAACTCATGCCCTTAGTTGACTGACACCTAAGTCTTCCAACATTGGAAGTAGATTGGGGCAAATTCTCAGTCTGAACCCACGTTTCAATTTAACAGTCACACCATGTGAGGGATTAGAAATAAACAGGCTCTGTCCTAAAGTAACACAATTcggtaaaaaatattaaagcaaagtTCTATACCATAGAACTTACCTGTTAGAGTAAAACAATCAAGAACCATGGGAGTAAAACGTATAATGAgctctactcttctttttttttttttttttttttttttgagctctaCTCTTCTTGGAAGCCGCACATACTAAAGCCCTCGGTAAGCAGGTCTACTCTTCCTTCATATTCAGGTTCCAATGTTCACCTTGAATATTGAGCAAATCTCCCTCTTTGGTGCTGAGGaaaccaaaatggaaaatgaataatgaaaactgCTCCAAACTTAATGGGAGGTGGGATATCTGAGTCTATTGAGAGAAGTTAGGTCATTACTTAGAATGACAACTACAGCATCACATAGATTGCCTAACAGGTTCTCATACCATGCACCTGTTctcagagtcttaaaaaaaaaagactttattttactttattagtGCTTCGGCCTTGGCACTGTATTGGTAAAGACTAAAGCTTAACAAagagattggggcacctggctggcgcAGTCGGTAGAGCACGAGACTCTTGATCGTGGTTGTGAGTTTAGCCTCACACTGAGCGGGGGAgattgtacttaaaaaaaaaattttaatctttaagtaaatgattaaaataaagaaataaattactaaGTGCCTATTAAAAGCAATCACTATGttgaatcaatttaaaaatactcaaattctCTAATACAAATGTcaacattgggatccctgggtggcgcagaggtttggcgcctgcctttggcccagggcgtgatcctggagacccgggatcgaatcccacatcgggctcccggtgcatggagcctgcttctccctctgcctgtgtctctgcgcctctctctctgtgactatcataaataaataaaaatcaaaaaaaaaaaacaaatgtcaacaTGTCTTTACAGTTCCTAGCAACTAAATATCGCAAGTTAAGATTTAAAGTCCTTTTGGTGCATTTACTCCCTTTGATGAAGACGACAAACTTCTATTTTCATTCATGTTTGCAGCAATCAAGATCGCATATGTAAATCTCAGTAGCTTTTAATCTGTAGACTGTATGGAACCCTGAACTAAGTGATAAAAGTGCCCCTTTCAAAGACcaatcatgaatgaatgaaaaacagcCTTCAGCTGAGTCCTGATTATtcacatagtttttgttttatgccAAATTTAGTACAAATGTTTATGATGGTAGTGGAAGATAATCTAggcttgaaattaaaaaatacatgtctcTGTGACTTGTATCTTAGGCACATCTACTTCAACTTTCGGAgcctgttttctttaaaagaaaaaaaaaaagattttatttattcatgagacagaggcagagacacaggcagagggagaagcagcctctatggacggagcctgacgtgggactagatcccgggaaggcaggcgctaaacagctgagccacccgggctgccctctgagcctgtttccttaaGTATCTAAACGGAGATAGTAAAACTTGTGTGAGAATAGTGAAAGTAACACGAGAACATAAACGGACGTGCCTGACCCCTCAGATTTCTTAGGACTGTCAAACCAGAGACGGTATCTCTGATGCGAACAGATATCCAAGGCTCAAATTGTGACTCTATAGagcaaggaattttttttttaagattttatttatttattcatgcgagatacagagagagagccagagggagaagcaggctccatgcagggagcccgatatgggacttgatctcaggactccaggcctacgctgtgggccgaaggcaggcgctaaaccgctgagccacccagggatcccgtagaACAAGGAATTTAATAAGAATACAGATAATTTTGGTTTTTATGATACACACATTACAGAAACTTGAGTCaactggagaaaaagaagcaggagcTGCAAGAGGAGTAACGGGGAGAAGGGACCTTGAGCAAGGAAGGTTAGACAAGACTTTTGTCATCGTCTGGTctaatacccagaaatggaagaATGCCCAAGGAGATTCTGTTATGTGGGGACTAGGGAAATTATGAAGTATGACCCTACGAACAGGGCAATAGGCCTGTGCAGACCAAATGATACTTGTTTGGTGATCAGAGGATGCGAGAACCTCATAACCGATTTGGAGGTCTTCGTAAGGAATAATTTGGGTCTagaattgagaagaaaaaaggcaatgaaaagaaatggggCAGGGACATAGGAGTATACCAACTGGTAAGTGAAACCTACAGAATGTCTAATTTAGTATAATTTTATTCAACAGAACAGAAACCATCGTAATCTAACAAAAGAGTAGCACCAACCTACTAGGAAAATGAATACTATTGGTTAAAGCTGATAATAAACCAACgacaataaaaatgacatttttctgaCCATGTCCAGAAAAGGATAAGAGAGacaatgcaggaaaaaaaaatcactgaatcgAAAAGGTAAAATGAACACTACAAGTATAATTTACAATCAAGATAGGTATAGAGGTTGCAATGAAAACATAgttctctaaaatttaaaattttccaggtctagggcagccctggcctgtcagcagtttagctccgcctttggcccagggcctgatcctggagaccccggatcgattcccatgtcgggcttcctgcgtggagcctgcttccccctctgtccctctctctctctgtgtctctaataaataaataaaatcttaaaaaaaaaaagttatccagGCCTAGAAAAATTATACTTAAGCAAGTAAAACTTGCAAGAATGGACTGCACCAAGAGTCAGCAGGTCTGTTTAGTAATAATTTGGggccatttatgtaaaatttttgtttagatGGCTACAAATACCATTCATTTTCACAGATCTTGCAATAGCCAGGGCCCTCCCAACTCCTAACCCTTCATGTGACAGCTGCTGGACTAACAGCAGCAGTCCTGCCTAACAGGACTTAGTCATTGAGATTGGGATGTGTGGGATCAGGTTTCTAGATACTATGTCAGTCAcaatttgttattctttctttttaaagcactgCACCTTgtaggaaaagaaattaagaagcaCTTGTAGAATATACAATGATTAACTCCTTCCAAAAATCTATCTTCTGAGGAAAGAGTAAGATCACGGTTAACACAAATGTAGTAAACAAGGATGGTGCATTAAGAATAGTTTTCCACTAAGTCAGTCAAAGCCAAATACCATTCtgacttcattcatatgtggaatttaagaaacaaaggtgggggggggggaagagaccAATCAAGAAACAGtcaattatagagaacaaactgatgactCAGACCGGAGGTGGTGGGGGATGCTGGGGGATAccttaaatgggtgatggggatttaGGAGCGCACTTGCTAAAATGAGCACCAGGTGGcgtatgaaattgttgaatcactgtattgtagacctgaaactaatgtaacagtgtAGGTTAATTACCtggaattaaaacataaaaagccaaaaatgttTTCCgctgtaaatattttaagtgaccAAAAACAAGAAATGGTGCTTTAATTACCTTCAAAAACTATACTGGTTGAATAGAAAAATTATGTTCATGAGCATGTAGTTAGGCCTCTTATTTACCATTTTCTAAGCAAAAAAGCACCTTAGAAATTTggtggctgtttttttttttttttttttggaaacttcaGGACAAATGTTTACTGTGATAATTTGATAACTTTAATGATTTCCCAATCTTTTATTAGACTAGACAacacagaactttatttttattttttgttgaaaacaagAAATACAGCAGACTGacagactttatttttcctttgagcaCACAGAATACTAAAGTACTTAACGATCCTTGTTTAGTTTGACAGAGCAGTTCTACAAGTACTTACACTGGTCAGGGACATTAATGTCAAGTACCACGTTACTATTAGGGCAAGGAATATCACGACAATAGGAGTTATGGGGGTTTTTTAGAGATTACTTGCACAAGACACAGCAACAACTTGCAAGATTTCAAAGATCacattcaaattatatttctaagaatAGAACTACGGGTGAAGACAGACCAGGACAAGCTGATATATTAATGAGTGTTCACGGGTTTCATACTGCGCAGGAAACAAGTTCGGTATTTTTGCACACGTTCTCAATTACGAGCAAAAAGCAGGCCTGTAAGTGTCGATTTTGCCAGCAAGCAAAAGTAGAGAAAGGAATGAGCAGGATTTTACTCAAACACAGAGAAACAAGGAGCATATACCACTAATTTTCCACAGAGAAAATCACTCCTATAGTAATAGAGAGAAAACATCCAGACTTGCATCTTCGTGTACAAAAATCTACTGGTGAATTCAAGGGAATTCGGGAAAAGTCCTCCAAGCATCCTGTTTAAACATCAAGCACTCTGAGACCCCCTGGGCTCCCGGaaaagctccccccccccccccccggggctccAGCTTCCCGGGGCCCTTCCAAGACCACTTCGCAGCAGTCGGGCCTCGGCGACAGCaaacaccccctcccccctccccctcccccccgcggTGCCCAGGCCTCCCTAGCGCTCCGGGAGCTTCGGGCAAAGCCttccggggggaggggggaggggagaggggggagaggaggggagggggcggcgggcagTCGGGGCCGCACGCGCAGCCGCCGGAACACTCAGCTGCACACACCCCGACCCCGGCGGGGAAGCCTGGCGTCTCGGCAACGCGGCCGGGTTTCTAGGGACGGAAGCGGGGGCGTGAGGAAGCAGGGGAGGGTGCCCCGCAGCGCTGCCCCGGGTTGTTTCTTGGGGCTCCCCGTCCCCCCAGTTTCCAGGTCTAAAGAAGGAGAGTGAAACTCCGCTCCGGCCGCCTCGGTGGCCACCGGCTCCGGCTCTCCTTAAATCCgtcccgcgccgccgccgcccttcCCTGCTTCCCGGGGACTCCAgggcgggcagggcggggggtCGCCGCGGCCCCGACGCCCCGAGTCGCCCACAGGTCTCCGTCGGAGGCTCtcggagctggggggcggggccgggagcagGTGAAGCACAAAGCCCGCCCGGGCCCCCGAGGCTCTCCACTTCGGAGCTCGAGCTGTtctagaaagagggagagggggaggggcgggagggaggggcaggaggggggtgcAGGTACGGGGCGGCCCCCCGGAGCGCAGCCGGGTCCTCCGAGCCCCCGGGGGGGGCTGCCCAGgtcccggggccgcggcggctCCGGAGGGCCACGCTCCAGGCGCGAGCACAGAGCGCTGCCCACCTGCCCgcagccccggggcgggggggggttcCCGGGCCCCCGCAGAGGAGCCACGCGGCTGCACCGGGCGCTCGCCGGCCGGCCTCATTCCCGCCTCAGCCGCCTCAGCCGCGCGGCGGCCGGTGAGCAGCTGCACtgagggccggggccggggccggggccgcgccgAGGCGGCGCGTGCACGCGGGACGTGGACCAGGACGCGGGCATCCAAGGGTCAACCTTACAAGCGACTGAGGGGTGAGGAGAAGCGGGGCCGCCGCGGGGCCGCGCCGAGACGGGCGGACAGAGGGCGTGCTGCGGGCCAGGCGcagggccggggcgcgggggcgcgggggcgcgggggcggggcgcgggcggccggggcgccGCTAGCCGGACTGGAACCGGAAGGACCTGGGGCTCTCGGCCGGCTGCCTCGCGGGGTCCCGGATGCCCCGGCGCGGCCCCTCGCCCATCAGGTAGTACTGCAGGGGGTTGGGCCACAGCTCGGCCTTGATGATCTCCGCGATCCTGTCGAATTCTAGGAGGCTGTGGTCCGAGAACCAGTTGAAGAAACTGGGGATGGTGCTTCCTTCCCGGTTCCTGTGGATGTGAGCCTGGGGGTCCTGGCCCCGGTGCCAGCGGATCGGCGTGGCCAGGGACACGACCCGGCCCGAGGACCTGCGCTCGTACTCTTTGACGAGCCCCTCGTTGCGGAAGTAGGGGTTGCCCTGGAAGATGAACTTGAACTTGCAGCCGGCCCTGGGGTGCTTGAGCTCCTCCACCTCCAGATTGATCATGTACCTCATCATGTCCTCATCCTGGCCACTGATCATGGGCGCCAGCTGCGGGTGGTTGCGGAAGGCCGTGACCCAGAAGCCCGGGATGTTCTGGATGATGAAGCTCCTGCGCTGCATGTGGAGCCTGCGCATGCGGCCGAACTTGCGCTCCAGCTGCAGGAAGGCCCGGTCGGCCTGGGCGTTGACGTTCGACAGCTCCTGGTCGATGGCCTCCAGCGAGTCCATGCAGCTGCCGACCTTCGGGGCCTTGGCCCGCGCCTCCTCCTGGGTCCCCGCCGCCCCCTTCTCCTTGGGCATCGCCTGCCCGTCCTCCGCCGCCCCCGCGGCTGCTCCCTCCCCCTCCGCGGCGCACTTGGCCGGCAGCTCCTTGGCCTTcgcccccggcgccccctgcgccccctgcgcccccgacGCCCCCGCGCCGCAGGCTTCTAGGGCTTTCTCCGCAGCAGGGCCCCGCGGCTCTCTCCGCGGACAGCCGTGCTCCTGGGCACCGGCGGCGGCCGAGCCTTCCGCGGGCAGCAGGCGCTCTCGGGGGCCCGCTCTGCCC
This region includes:
- the TSPYL4 gene encoding testis-specific Y-encoded-like protein 4, coding for MSAPAEGRHLPAARDCGAAAAEADPAPGPPDATPGRAEGMADAGEGGVQTAAGGAPARSPAGGAPALRVRVFGSRGRGAGRAGPRERLLPAEGSAAAGAQEHGCPRREPRGPAAEKALEACGAGASGAQGAQGAPGAKAKELPAKCAAEGEGAAAGAAEDGQAMPKEKGAAGTQEEARAKAPKVGSCMDSLEAIDQELSNVNAQADRAFLQLERKFGRMRRLHMQRRSFIIQNIPGFWVTAFRNHPQLAPMISGQDEDMMRYMINLEVEELKHPRAGCKFKFIFQGNPYFRNEGLVKEYERRSSGRVVSLATPIRWHRGQDPQAHIHRNREGSTIPSFFNWFSDHSLLEFDRIAEIIKAELWPNPLQYYLMGEGPRRGIRDPARQPAESPRSFRFQSG